The Treponema pectinovorum genome includes a window with the following:
- a CDS encoding imidazoleglycerol-phosphate dehydratase, producing the protein MERTATIKRETKETQIELTLNLDGSGKCTVKNPIGFFNHMLNSFCKHGLFDLSGSIAGDLDVDQHHLIEDTGIALGQAFAMALGDCAGIKRAGYFIYPMDESLLRCGVDFTTIEKDSTQERKQATSQVAVDFGGRPFCVCNAKLTGIPLVSVNEKGAQELFQTDCFEDFWQGFSANAKCNIHLDTIRGRSDHHKIEGLFKAAARALREAVSIDPRRNGEIPSTKGKI; encoded by the coding sequence ATGGAACGAACAGCAACAATAAAACGCGAAACAAAAGAAACGCAGATAGAACTCACCTTAAACCTGGATGGTTCAGGAAAATGCACGGTTAAAAATCCAATCGGTTTTTTTAACCACATGTTAAATTCTTTTTGCAAGCACGGACTTTTTGACCTTTCTGGTTCAATCGCCGGAGATTTAGACGTAGACCAGCACCATCTTATAGAAGACACAGGAATCGCTTTGGGGCAAGCCTTTGCAATGGCACTAGGCGACTGCGCAGGAATAAAACGAGCCGGCTATTTTATTTACCCAATGGACGAAAGCCTTTTAAGGTGCGGAGTCGATTTTACAACAATCGAAAAAGACTCAACACAAGAGAGAAAACAAGCGACAAGTCAGGTTGCAGTGGATTTTGGTGGCAGACCATTTTGCGTATGCAATGCAAAACTCACAGGAATTCCACTCGTAAGCGTAAACGAAAAAGGAGCGCAAGAACTTTTCCAAACAGACTGCTTTGAAGATTTTTGGCAGGGGTTTTCCGCAAATGCAAAATGCAATATCCATTTGGACACAATCCGCGGCCGCTCAGACCATCACAAAATAGAAGGACTTTTTAAAGCTGCCGCAAGAGCCCTCCGCGAAGCTGTTTCGATAGACCCACGCAGAAACGGCGAAATTCCTTCCACCAAAGGAAAAATTTAA
- a CDS encoding tRNA threonylcarbamoyladenosine dehydratase, with translation MSEELFERTQLIFGKEKMQKLSHARVIVFGIGGVGSYVVEALARAGIGFLDIVDDDKVCFSNINRQIYALHSTVGKNKVDVAEQRILDINPDCKVVKHKVFFLPETSAQFDFSCYDYVVDCIDTVKGKIEIIQKAQKAEVPVMSCMGAGNKIEPSLLKIADIYNTSVCPLARVMRAELKKRGVKKLKCLYSTETPIRHQETEKRVPGSNSFVPPVAGLLIASEVIKDLAGF, from the coding sequence ATGAGCGAAGAACTTTTTGAAAGAACTCAACTGATTTTTGGCAAAGAAAAAATGCAAAAACTTTCGCATGCTCGTGTCATCGTATTTGGAATCGGTGGTGTTGGCAGTTATGTTGTGGAGGCACTTGCACGAGCAGGAATTGGATTTTTGGATATAGTCGATGATGATAAAGTGTGTTTTTCAAATATAAACCGTCAAATTTATGCTTTGCATTCAACAGTCGGCAAAAACAAGGTTGATGTTGCAGAACAAAGAATTTTAGACATAAACCCAGACTGCAAAGTCGTAAAGCATAAAGTCTTTTTTTTGCCAGAAACATCGGCTCAATTTGATTTTTCTTGTTACGACTATGTCGTGGATTGCATAGATACGGTAAAAGGGAAGATAGAAATAATCCAAAAGGCGCAAAAGGCAGAGGTTCCTGTTATGAGTTGCATGGGAGCAGGAAATAAAATTGAACCTTCGCTCTTAAAAATTGCAGATATTTACAACACGAGTGTTTGTCCGCTTGCAAGGGTTATGAGAGCGGAATTAAAAAAGCGTGGTGTAAAAAAATTAAAATGTTTGTATTCAACAGAAACTCCGATTCGCCATCAAGAAACAGAAAAAAGAGTGCCAGGCAGCAATTCTTTTGTTCCTCCGGTTGCCGGGCTTTTAATTGCTAGCGAAGTGATAAAAGATTTAGCAGGATTTTAA
- a CDS encoding RrF2 family transcriptional regulator: MLKISTKGQYALLLMTDLADQDPTKYIALKILSHRHNLSPKYAEQILMQLSKAGLVTGLRGNNGGYKLSKSPEEYTAGEILRAMEGDLNPKGSTEGKTVSNIGNDAFWQGFDNAVNKYVDSITLEKIAKKNREFNGFDYII, from the coding sequence ATGCTTAAAATTTCTACAAAAGGACAGTATGCCTTGCTTTTAATGACGGACTTAGCCGACCAAGACCCAACAAAATATATTGCTCTAAAAATATTGAGCCACAGGCACAATTTAAGCCCAAAATATGCGGAACAGATTTTAATGCAACTCAGCAAGGCAGGGCTTGTAACAGGATTAAGAGGCAATAACGGCGGTTATAAACTTTCTAAAAGTCCTGAAGAATACACCGCTGGAGAAATTTTGCGCGCAATGGAAGGAGACTTAAATCCAAAAGGAAGCACAGAGGGAAAAACCGTATCAAATATTGGGAACGACGCTTTTTGGCAAGGATTTGACAACGCCGTAAACAAATACGTCGACAGTATAACGCTTGAAAAAATCGCAAAGAAAAATCGAGAATTTAATGGTTTTGATTATATAATTTAG
- the ribD gene encoding bifunctional diaminohydroxyphosphoribosylaminopyrimidine deaminase/5-amino-6-(5-phosphoribosylamino)uracil reductase RibD yields MTNEEFMHKAIELAKKGLGFTNPNPLVGAVIVKNGKIIAEGYHKKIGSLHAEREAFKNAKENNVDVKGATLFVTLEPCCHTGRQPPCTQAIIEEGIKEVFIGSRDPNPLVNGKGIKTLQDAGIKVTLDFLKEECDSINPVFFHYIKTKMPYVIVKYAMTADGQTATYKGNSKWITGSQARKNVHKTRSNVMAIMTGIETVKKDNPLLTVRLNEKGEYRQPTRIVLDSCLQIPLQSQLVQTAKQVPLIIFCDKNKVDAQILAKKNELEKLRAKIIQVENPAKEKHLPIKKILSAIAELGIDSILVESGGTLNASLFFDDKNLVQEVHAYIAPKIFGNDGKSIFSPVKNKGIEFPDECINLGKPEVSFFEDDILLKYTLKDCGEE; encoded by the coding sequence ATGACAAACGAAGAGTTTATGCACAAAGCCATAGAACTTGCAAAAAAAGGCTTAGGCTTTACAAATCCAAACCCGCTTGTTGGAGCGGTAATCGTAAAAAATGGCAAAATAATTGCAGAAGGCTATCATAAAAAAATTGGTAGTTTACATGCAGAACGAGAAGCCTTTAAAAATGCAAAAGAAAATAATGTGGATGTAAAAGGTGCTACACTCTTTGTTACTTTAGAGCCTTGCTGCCACACAGGCCGTCAGCCACCTTGCACACAGGCGATAATTGAAGAAGGAATTAAAGAAGTTTTTATTGGAAGCCGCGATCCAAATCCGCTTGTAAACGGAAAAGGCATAAAAACTCTACAGGATGCAGGAATAAAAGTTACACTCGATTTTTTAAAAGAGGAATGCGATTCAATAAATCCAGTTTTTTTTCATTATATAAAAACAAAAATGCCTTATGTAATTGTAAAATATGCTATGACCGCAGACGGGCAAACCGCAACTTATAAGGGAAACAGCAAATGGATTACAGGAAGCCAAGCAAGAAAAAATGTTCACAAAACTCGCTCAAATGTTATGGCAATTATGACCGGCATAGAAACCGTAAAAAAAGATAATCCGCTTCTTACTGTGCGGTTGAACGAAAAAGGCGAATACAGGCAGCCGACTAGAATTGTATTGGATTCTTGCCTTCAAATTCCTTTGCAAAGCCAGCTGGTGCAAACTGCAAAACAAGTTCCACTGATAATTTTTTGTGATAAAAATAAAGTTGATGCACAAATTTTGGCAAAAAAAAATGAATTAGAAAAACTTAGGGCAAAAATAATACAAGTTGAAAATCCCGCAAAAGAAAAACATCTGCCGATAAAAAAAATTCTCTCTGCGATTGCAGAACTTGGAATAGATTCAATTTTGGTAGAAAGCGGCGGCACTTTGAACGCAAGTTTATTTTTTGACGATAAAAATCTTGTTCAAGAAGTTCACGCTTATATTGCGCCAAAAATTTTTGGCAACGACGGAAAATCAATTTTTTCTCCTGTAAAAAACAAAGGAATTGAATTCCCAGACGAATGTATAAATTTAGGTAAGCCTGAAGTTTCATTTTTTGAAGATGATATACTTTTAAAATACACGCTTAAAGACTGCGGAGAAGAATGA
- the ribH gene encoding 6,7-dimethyl-8-ribityllumazine synthase — translation MNIIEGKLVSREGIKIAIVASRFNEFIVSKLIEGARDGLLRHDVKEENISLCWVPGSFEIPLAAQRLAETKQYDAIICLGAVIRGATSHYDYVCAEVSKGIAQVSLRTGLPVMFGILTTDTIQQAIERAGTKAGNKGYDCALGAIEMIDLVRKIY, via the coding sequence ATGAATATCATTGAAGGAAAATTAGTTTCCAGAGAAGGAATTAAAATCGCAATCGTTGCTTCAAGGTTCAACGAATTTATCGTTAGCAAATTGATAGAAGGTGCACGCGACGGACTTTTAAGGCACGATGTAAAAGAAGAAAACATTTCTCTTTGCTGGGTTCCGGGCAGTTTTGAAATTCCTCTTGCAGCACAGCGCCTTGCAGAAACAAAACAATACGATGCAATAATCTGTTTGGGTGCGGTAATCCGTGGGGCAACAAGCCACTACGATTATGTTTGCGCAGAAGTTTCAAAGGGAATTGCACAGGTTTCTTTAAGAACTGGCTTGCCTGTAATGTTTGGAATTCTTACAACTGACACGATTCAACAGGCGATTGAGCGCGCAGGCACAAAAGCTGGCAACAAAGGCTACGACTGTGCTTTAGGTGCAATCGAAATGATAGATTTGGTCAGAAAAATATACTAA
- a CDS encoding MetQ/NlpA family ABC transporter substrate-binding protein, giving the protein MKKILSLSLAFLAAVAVNAQTVLKVGATPEPHAEILNLVKDDLKAKGIDLQVIEFTDYVTPNDAVESGDIDANYFQHIPYLDSFNKERGYHLVNAAGIHVEPFAVYSNKIKNLKDLKKKATVAIPNDPTNEARALLLLQEAGLITLKAGAGIDATPIDIKNNPLKLKFKEIEAASLPRVLNDVDAAVINGNYALPAGLSAKRDGLFIEGSSSPYVNVIAVKAGSENKPAIQELIKALKSQKVKDFISKKYPNGEVVTVF; this is encoded by the coding sequence ATGAAAAAGATTTTAAGTCTTTCACTTGCATTTCTTGCAGCAGTTGCAGTAAATGCACAGACCGTTCTTAAAGTTGGAGCAACTCCAGAACCTCACGCAGAAATTTTAAATCTTGTAAAAGACGATTTAAAAGCAAAGGGAATCGACTTGCAGGTTATAGAATTTACGGATTATGTAACGCCAAACGATGCTGTTGAATCTGGCGACATAGACGCAAACTATTTCCAGCACATTCCTTACCTCGATTCTTTTAATAAAGAAAGAGGATACCACCTTGTAAATGCGGCTGGAATTCACGTTGAGCCATTTGCAGTTTATTCTAACAAAATTAAGAATCTTAAAGACCTTAAGAAAAAGGCTACAGTTGCAATTCCAAATGACCCAACAAACGAGGCTCGTGCACTTCTTCTGTTGCAGGAAGCAGGTTTAATCACTTTAAAAGCTGGAGCAGGAATTGATGCAACTCCAATCGATATAAAAAATAATCCTTTAAAACTTAAATTTAAGGAAATCGAAGCCGCTTCTCTTCCGAGAGTTCTTAACGATGTGGATGCAGCAGTTATCAACGGAAATTACGCTCTCCCGGCAGGGCTTTCTGCAAAGCGAGATGGGCTTTTTATTGAAGGCTCTTCATCGCCTTATGTAAATGTAATTGCCGTTAAAGCTGGAAGCGAAAACAAACCTGCAATTCAAGAACTTATAAAAGCGCTCAAAAGCCAGAAAGTAAAGGATTTTATCTCCAAAAAATATCCAAACGGAGAAGTTGTTACTGTTTTCTAA
- a CDS encoding methyl-accepting chemotaxis protein gives MKVTIKVKLGILVIGLILFSGLSIGVGMFMISQRALKKSVKNHMVEITSNVVNIIRNNNDSEFKLLENLAALHIFNSNKASLEEKCEALRDIARKFPNRYENIIFIDKEGNTIISDGQRISRPNSDYFKIPITGKRYVSKPQVIDTVRKGQSLMFYSVPVYDYDNKIIGVIVSVVLGDMLEETVKKIDIGDGYHPYILDIETKTLISNANGNRTANGNSINEIDKNSSMYKFLNEACSGKTGSGIFVDTFTNKKMGGVYRPIGGDCSWVVFCSAPYDYFFADLNTLARTAIILTVIVILIGFALTMLVVIMTSRPLIFVKNSINEIATGHADLTKRIKNFSNDEVGDVIKGFNKFTEKLQAMIISLKGVSGNLAQAGEDLNASTQDATSSITQILANINSVHGQINNQVDSVDETAGAVNEIASNVASLEKMVENQTAGVNQASAAVEQMIGNIDSVNKSMDKMAASFADLQNRAKSGSELQLNVNDKIELIRNQSQSLQEANAVISSIAEQTNLLAMNAAIEAAHAGEAGKGFSVVADEIRKLSETSTLQSKTIGEQLQGIQESIQTVVNASHDSSDAFMSVAGKIQETDELVRQIRSAMEEQATGSQQINEALHAMNDSTLEVRMASKEMSEGNAQILKEIQLLQNSSSLMKNSMQEMGVGAKKINETGSALSLISKKMADSIKQMGDEINLFRT, from the coding sequence ATGAAGGTTACTATAAAAGTAAAACTTGGCATTTTGGTTATAGGGTTGATTTTGTTTTCTGGTCTTTCTATTGGAGTGGGAATGTTTATGATTTCCCAAAGAGCCTTAAAAAAGTCTGTTAAAAATCATATGGTAGAAATTACTTCAAATGTTGTAAATATAATACGCAACAATAACGATTCCGAATTTAAGCTATTAGAAAATTTAGCGGCTCTGCATATTTTTAATTCAAATAAGGCAAGTTTAGAAGAAAAATGTGAAGCATTGCGTGATATTGCCAGGAAATTCCCAAATCGTTATGAAAATATTATTTTTATCGATAAGGAAGGAAATACAATAATTTCTGACGGACAGCGAATAAGTCGCCCTAATTCTGATTACTTTAAAATTCCCATCACAGGCAAACGCTATGTTTCTAAGCCTCAGGTTATAGATACCGTGAGAAAGGGACAGAGTTTAATGTTTTATTCAGTTCCTGTTTACGATTATGATAATAAAATAATTGGGGTAATAGTTTCTGTTGTTCTTGGGGATATGTTGGAAGAAACTGTAAAAAAAATAGATATAGGTGATGGATATCACCCTTATATTTTAGATATTGAAACAAAAACCCTTATTAGTAATGCAAACGGAAACAGAACTGCAAACGGAAATAGCATAAATGAAATAGATAAAAATTCCAGCATGTATAAATTCTTAAATGAGGCCTGCTCTGGAAAAACTGGCAGTGGTATCTTTGTCGATACTTTTACCAATAAAAAAATGGGTGGCGTTTACAGACCAATTGGCGGAGATTGTTCTTGGGTGGTTTTCTGTAGTGCACCCTACGATTATTTTTTTGCAGATTTAAATACCCTTGCGCGTACAGCGATTATCCTTACTGTTATAGTCATTCTTATAGGTTTTGCTTTAACAATGCTTGTTGTAATTATGACTAGTCGTCCACTTATTTTTGTAAAAAACAGCATAAACGAAATCGCAACAGGACACGCAGATCTTACAAAAAGAATCAAAAACTTCTCTAATGATGAAGTTGGCGATGTTATAAAGGGCTTTAATAAATTTACAGAAAAATTGCAGGCGATGATTATCAGTCTAAAAGGCGTTAGTGGAAACCTTGCGCAAGCAGGAGAAGACCTAAACGCAAGTACGCAGGATGCAACAAGTTCAATCACACAAATTCTTGCAAATATAAATTCTGTTCATGGTCAGATAAACAATCAGGTTGACAGTGTAGACGAAACTGCAGGTGCGGTTAACGAAATTGCATCCAATGTTGCTTCGCTTGAAAAGATGGTCGAAAATCAAACTGCAGGTGTAAATCAGGCATCTGCCGCCGTAGAGCAGATGATAGGAAATATCGACTCTGTAAATAAATCTATGGATAAGATGGCTGCTTCATTCGCAGATTTGCAAAATCGTGCAAAAAGCGGTTCAGAATTGCAGTTAAATGTAAACGATAAAATTGAATTGATACGAAACCAATCGCAATCTTTGCAGGAAGCAAATGCCGTTATATCGTCCATTGCAGAACAGACAAATCTTTTGGCTATGAATGCGGCAATAGAAGCGGCGCATGCGGGCGAGGCAGGAAAAGGTTTTTCTGTTGTTGCTGATGAAATTCGAAAACTTTCGGAAACTTCAACGCTTCAATCAAAAACGATTGGCGAGCAGTTGCAGGGAATTCAAGAATCAATTCAAACAGTTGTAAATGCAAGCCACGATTCTAGCGATGCATTTATGAGCGTTGCTGGAAAAATCCAAGAAACAGATGAACTTGTAAGACAGATTCGCTCTGCAATGGAAGAACAGGCAACAGGTTCTCAGCAAATAAATGAGGCCCTGCACGCTATGAATGACAGCACGCTAGAAGTTCGCATGGCATCAAAAGAAATGAGCGAAGGCAATGCGCAAATTTTAAAAGAAATCCAACTTTTGCAAAATAGTTCATCTCTTATGAAAAATAGCATGCAGGAAATGGGTGTTGGTGCAAAAAAGATAAATGAAACAGGTTCTGCGCTTTCTCTGATTTCTAAAAAAATGGCGGATTCTATAAAGCAAATGGGCGACGAAATAAATTTGTTTAGAACTTAA
- a CDS encoding bifunctional 3,4-dihydroxy-2-butanone-4-phosphate synthase/GTP cyclohydrolase II: MENTFNTIEEALEDLKNGKMIMVTDDEHRENEGDLICAAQFASPEIVNFMATNAKGLICMPISKKIARSLELDPMVSNNTDNHETAFTVSIDHIETSTGISAYDRSLTAKKLVDKNSKPGDFRRPGHMFPLIAKDGGVFVRTGHTEATVDFCRLAGLEEAGLCCEIMSADGQMARLPELSKLAKEWGLKLVSIEQLIRYRKATEPIVEKVAEAKLPTKYGDFKIVGFADKITGTEHAALILGDISGNESILCRVHSECLTGDCFSSLKCDCGDQFDAAMKKIAEEKKGVLIYLRQEGRGIGLLNKIKAYALQDKGMDTVDANLALGLPADARDYNCGIQILKSLGIHKIKLMTNNPDKIKQINSKENGIEITQRVALCVPTRPQDIGYLTTKKVRMGHFL, encoded by the coding sequence ATGGAAAACACATTTAACACGATAGAAGAAGCACTGGAAGATCTAAAAAATGGAAAAATGATAATGGTGACCGACGATGAGCATCGCGAAAACGAAGGCGATTTGATATGTGCAGCTCAATTTGCAAGTCCCGAAATCGTAAATTTTATGGCAACAAACGCAAAAGGCTTAATCTGCATGCCAATAAGCAAAAAAATTGCACGCTCTCTTGAACTAGATCCAATGGTTTCGAACAATACAGACAATCACGAAACCGCTTTTACCGTTAGCATAGACCACATTGAAACATCAACAGGTATAAGCGCCTATGACCGCTCGCTTACAGCAAAAAAATTGGTAGATAAAAATTCAAAACCAGGTGATTTTAGAAGACCCGGACACATGTTTCCGTTAATAGCAAAAGATGGCGGAGTCTTTGTCAGAACCGGTCATACAGAAGCAACTGTGGACTTTTGCAGGCTTGCAGGGCTTGAAGAAGCAGGGCTTTGCTGCGAAATAATGAGTGCAGACGGACAAATGGCTCGCCTTCCAGAACTTTCCAAGCTGGCAAAGGAATGGGGATTAAAACTGGTTTCAATCGAGCAGTTAATACGATACAGAAAAGCGACCGAACCAATCGTAGAAAAAGTTGCAGAAGCAAAACTGCCCACAAAATATGGTGATTTTAAAATTGTAGGTTTTGCAGACAAGATAACAGGCACAGAACATGCAGCCTTAATTTTGGGAGATATAAGCGGAAACGAAAGCATCTTGTGCAGGGTCCACAGCGAATGCCTTACAGGAGATTGTTTTTCTTCATTAAAGTGCGATTGCGGAGATCAATTTGATGCCGCCATGAAAAAAATTGCAGAAGAAAAAAAAGGCGTTCTCATCTATCTGCGACAGGAAGGCCGAGGAATTGGACTTTTAAACAAGATAAAAGCGTATGCTTTGCAGGATAAAGGCATGGATACCGTAGACGCAAATCTTGCGCTGGGACTTCCGGCAGATGCCAGAGATTACAACTGCGGAATTCAAATATTAAAATCGCTTGGAATACACAAAATAAAACTCATGACAAACAATCCGGACAAAATAAAGCAGATAAACAGCAAAGAAAACGGAATTGAAATAACACAGCGAGTTGCTCTTTGCGTTCCAACACGACCACAAGACATTGGCTACCTTACAACAAAAAAGGTGAGGATGGGACATTTTCTTTAG
- a CDS encoding SDR family NAD(P)-dependent oxidoreductase, giving the protein MRKITVITGASSGIGKEFAIQLFNLYEKLSEPREIWLLARSKDAMTEISKSLSGNNGKIVVKVFAIDLAGKQGAFGFNEILQKEMQDSPLEIERLINNAGFGTYGPFEETSTERELSMIDLNCTSLTGICGFSIKFMAKDSYIINVASLAAFMPLGNFAVYAATKAYVLSFTVALAAELKPKGIKVCALCPGSVSTNFANIASNGKRKLVWHGKSPEKVVRDCIKKSISGKKIIITFAKWKILAFLSRFIGKFTVANYTFKYSERPY; this is encoded by the coding sequence ATGAGAAAAATAACTGTAATAACTGGCGCAAGTTCTGGAATAGGAAAAGAATTTGCAATTCAACTTTTTAACTTATACGAAAAACTTTCTGAACCAAGAGAAATATGGCTTTTAGCACGTTCAAAAGATGCCATGACAGAAATTTCAAAATCTCTTAGCGGAAATAACGGCAAAATCGTTGTAAAGGTTTTTGCAATAGATTTAGCAGGAAAACAAGGAGCTTTTGGCTTTAACGAAATTTTGCAAAAAGAAATGCAGGACTCTCCGCTTGAAATTGAACGGCTCATAAATAATGCTGGTTTTGGAACTTACGGTCCTTTTGAAGAAACTTCTACCGAACGAGAATTGTCGATGATAGATTTAAACTGCACTTCTTTGACTGGTATTTGCGGATTCAGCATAAAATTTATGGCAAAAGATTCTTACATAATAAATGTTGCTTCTTTGGCCGCCTTTATGCCACTTGGAAATTTTGCAGTTTATGCAGCAACAAAAGCGTATGTGCTTTCGTTCACAGTCGCTTTAGCAGCAGAATTAAAACCAAAAGGAATAAAAGTTTGTGCACTTTGCCCCGGAAGCGTAAGCACAAATTTTGCAAACATCGCAAGCAATGGAAAACGAAAATTGGTCTGGCACGGAAAATCGCCAGAGAAAGTTGTGCGAGATTGTATAAAAAAATCTATTTCTGGCAAAAAAATAATAATCACCTTTGCAAAATGGAAAATTCTTGCCTTTTTAAGCCGTTTTATAGGCAAATTTACCGTAGCAAACTACACATTTAAATATTCTGAAAGACCTTATTAG
- the hisG gene encoding ATP phosphoribosyltransferase encodes MEKLNILIAKGRIYESVVELLKDVGISIYLPERTYYPITNQPDLAFQVVKPQISSALLADNKADVAFSGKDWVYENSVQDEIEEILDLGFDPVKIVVAIPETVDYEKLIKTPLTIATEYQNLSKQWVQSKKINGKIFRTWGTSEGFVQDNEQALAQILIDNTSTGSSLRANNLKICDTIMESSTRMYASKLALKNPEKKQKILELKMLFEAVLAARSRVMLEMNVSKENFDALISGIPSMKSPTVSPLFGDSGYAVKIAVKKSEVPTLLPKLHQLGATDILEYALRKVMQ; translated from the coding sequence ATGGAAAAACTTAACATCCTCATTGCAAAAGGAAGAATTTACGAATCTGTAGTTGAACTTTTAAAAGACGTAGGAATTTCCATCTATCTTCCAGAGCGCACTTATTATCCAATTACAAATCAGCCGGATTTGGCGTTTCAAGTTGTAAAACCGCAAATTTCAAGCGCACTTTTGGCAGACAACAAGGCAGATGTTGCATTCTCTGGCAAAGATTGGGTTTATGAAAATTCCGTTCAAGACGAAATTGAAGAAATATTGGATTTGGGTTTTGACCCCGTAAAAATCGTTGTTGCGATTCCTGAAACAGTTGATTACGAAAAATTGATAAAAACTCCACTCACAATAGCAACCGAATACCAGAATTTGAGCAAGCAATGGGTGCAATCAAAAAAAATTAATGGGAAAATTTTTAGAACTTGGGGAACTTCAGAAGGTTTTGTGCAGGACAACGAGCAGGCACTCGCACAAATTTTAATTGATAACACTTCGACAGGTTCAAGCCTTAGGGCAAACAATTTGAAAATTTGCGACACTATAATGGAATCTTCGACAAGGATGTACGCTTCAAAACTCGCGCTAAAAAATCCTGAAAAAAAACAAAAAATCCTTGAATTAAAAATGTTATTCGAAGCAGTTCTTGCGGCAAGAAGCCGAGTAATGTTAGAAATGAATGTTTCTAAAGAGAATTTTGACGCTTTAATAAGCGGCATTCCTTCTATGAAAAGCCCAACGGTTTCTCCACTTTTTGGCGACAGCGGTTATGCTGTAAAAATTGCAGTCAAAAAAAGCGAAGTTCCAACACTACTTCCAAAACTACATCAACTTGGCGCAACAGACATTTTGGAATACGCGCTTAGAAAGGTAATGCAATAA
- a CDS encoding riboflavin synthase — MFTGIVEETGIVKSIAKNTTSLILKISCSFAKELVIGESVAVNGACLTVSKKTQEDFDADVTPETFRRTSLSLLSTESIVNLERAMKADGRFGGHIVSGHVDTTARFISSTKEENAVNIKLSVESKFGRYIIEKGSVCLDGISLTVSGVETEGEKTLFTVAVIPHTWQNTNLCKKKSGQILNIECDLIGKYIEHLLNWDKNQKKDDEQNLQSFMTEFTSFH, encoded by the coding sequence ATGTTTACAGGAATTGTAGAAGAAACAGGAATTGTAAAATCCATCGCAAAAAACACGACATCGCTAATCTTAAAAATTTCTTGCTCGTTTGCAAAAGAGCTCGTAATTGGAGAAAGCGTCGCAGTAAATGGAGCGTGCCTTACGGTGAGCAAAAAAACTCAGGAAGATTTTGACGCAGATGTAACACCAGAAACTTTTAGAAGAACAAGCCTTTCTCTTTTAAGCACAGAAAGCATTGTAAACCTTGAGCGCGCAATGAAAGCAGACGGAAGATTCGGCGGCCACATAGTGAGCGGACACGTGGATACAACTGCGCGTTTTATAAGTTCCACAAAAGAAGAAAATGCCGTAAACATAAAACTTTCGGTCGAGTCAAAATTTGGTCGCTATATAATAGAAAAAGGCTCTGTCTGTCTCGACGGAATAAGCCTTACAGTTTCTGGAGTGGAAACGGAAGGCGAAAAAACTTTGTTCACAGTAGCAGTAATTCCGCACACTTGGCAAAATACAAATTTATGCAAAAAAAAATCGGGGCAAATTCTTAACATAGAATGCGACTTGATTGGTAAATATATAGAACATCTTTTAAATTGGGATAAAAATCAAAAAAAAGATGATGAACAAAACTTGCAATCTTTTATGACAGAATTTACGAGTTTTCATTGA